The Daucus carota subsp. sativus chromosome 2, DH1 v3.0, whole genome shotgun sequence genome includes a window with the following:
- the LOC108208604 gene encoding novel plant SNARE 11: MSSLSSISEELDELQGQVSDIFRALTNGFQKLDKIKDTSRQSRQLDDLTDKMRECKRLIKEFDIEVKEMEDKNDAGTNKMLNERKQSMVKELNKFVAQKKQYASSLENKRADLFERPDNSPTENNGLLASAMSNQELVDHGHKMMDETDQSIERSKQVIAETVEVGTETAATLKAQTEQMSRIVNELDSINFSIKKASKLVKEIGRQFATDRCIVFMLFLIVLGVIAILIVKLVKPDNQDTQEVPGLAPPVPTNRRLLWNPK; encoded by the exons ATGAGTTCCTTATCTTCAATTAGCGAAGAGCTCGATGAGCTTCAAGGACAAGTTTCTGAtatttttcgagctttaac AAATGGATTCCAGAAGTTGGACAAGATTAAAGATACGAGTAGGCAAAGTAGGCAGTTGGATGATCTTACGGATAAAATGCGCGAATGCAAAAG GCTTATTAAAGAATTTGATATAGAAGTGAAGGAAATGGAGGATAAAAATGATGCAGGCACCAATAAGATGCTTAATGAGAGAAAACAATCAATG GTGAAGGAGTTGAATAAATTTGTTGCTCAAAAAAAGCA ATATGCCAGTAGTCTTGAAAACAAGCGCGCTGATCTGTTTGAGAGGCCTGATAATAGCCCCACAGAAAATAATGGTTTACTAGCTTCAG CTATGTCGAATCAAGAGCTAGTGGATCATGGACATAAAATGATGGATGAGACTGACCAATCCATTGAGAGGTCAAAGCAG GTTATTGCAGAGACTGTTGAGGTTGGAACAGAAACTGCAGCAACACTCAAGGCACAG ACAGAGCAAATGAGCAGGATTGTTAATGAACTGGATTCTATCAATTTTTCAATCAAAAAGGCTTCTAAACTGGTCAAGGAAATTGGTAGACAG TTTGCAACCGATCGGTGTATTGTCTTCATGCTCTTCCTCATTGTGTTGGGTGTTATAGCCATCTTAATTGTGAAG cTTGTGAAACCAGATAATCAAGACACACAGGAGGTCCCTGGACTAGCTCCTCCAGTACCTACCAATCGCAGACTGCTCTGGAATCCCAAGTAA
- the LOC108207843 gene encoding SNF2 domain-containing protein CLASSY 3 produces the protein MKKTRSLKEILVQLNASKKCVGKRLRADSSSIEKLPIGRRRRLRSGRDQVSEQESSGVSPVECVDVHDDLDFSGGGGKKCESSCSLKSSKNGKRDDLRMNVRRNCRVSDDEEDLEIICEVFNSPHAKVVKIEGDDEHEHVLEKGMDVLKFVEEKKHEVSNDSLVCDAPMSNDDNNDDDDKKKKGGDDDEGNGERKSFSDNESDNRSGNLNKERRIEIMNKSNVKNEVKKSTTDSQGVVNRLRSSSAKETEMMAINIINPITPEEFDEMSFSSESDNGDNSDDNSRNNSNEHESCEEDVCKESGESQIVAKSNEHEIVEVTTTKSTDKVVPLNAKNVSQILANSLLDVGEGQLENFTATHGIEPVKETSVYKFRFTDEDLEPVEKSEFEKEIEKLFAEMDMHLTSEQIGSAPLEDVDTGALITAQTDCATLCSRGIHHLVFKEEVGTVCKYCSHVEREIRYILPSLSKPSSRRREKNSFAEAECPFLPDHFQITGAENHVSKNYKTTGTVWDLIPGTKSTMYEHQREGFEFIWKNIAGGIMIEDLEKPLSSSGSGCIISHAPGTGKTRLTLVFLQSFMRMYPESKPVIIAPKSLLLTWEEEFKKWNVDIPFHNLNNLELSGQENAAAVGLSKKGRSSKNNETVTRLVKLFSWKLDKSILGITYGLFEKLVGSETRKVGDCSNPVVQQMGKSLLKLPSLLVLDEGHTPRNNGSYIYRSLFEVETERRIILSGTPFQNNFKELHNTLRLVNPKFSKTSKTEWASLTKKLKKLKEIISPFVHIHKGRILQENCPGLNDAMILLRPTNLQQTLLDLLIDLVKPREQEQRTNYLQFSHVLSIVSVHPSLLPDSWFQEDQFSAYRDRLERLKNDPYSGAKTKFVIELCRLSEALDEKVLIFSQFIDPLVFIREQLQTQFKWLEGREVLYMHGSLEPKQRQSLITALNDPKSKVRVLLASIKACSEGIHLVGASRVVFLDVVWNPSVERQAISRAYRIGQKKIVYTYHLIAGKMEVDKYKRQIQKDRFSDMVFSCKDGVGSCKENIPSKVFEDKILEEMFQRNDKLGGMFEKILYQPRESDLVDSFDLVEK, from the exons ATGAAGAAAACACGCAGCCTTAAGGAAATTCTG GTGCAGTTGAATGCTAGTAAGAAGTGTGTAGGTAAGCGATTGAGGGCCGATAGCTCTTCGATTGAAAAGCTTCCGATTGGTAGAAGGAGGAGACTTAGAAGCGGTAGAGACCAAGTTTCTGAGCAGGAGTCTAGTGGGGTGTCTCCAGTTGAATGTGTGGATGTGCATGATGATCTCGATTTCAGTGGAGGGGGTGGCAAGAAATGTGAGAGTTCGTGTTCTTTAAAATCGAGTAAAAATGGGAAAAGGGATGATTTGAGGATGAATGTGAGAAGAAATTGTAGAGtgagtgatgatgaagaggatTTGGAAATTATATGTGAGGTGTTTAATTCTCCTCATGCGAAAGTGGTGAAAATTGAGGGAGATGATGAGCATGAGCATGTTTTGGAAAAAGGTATGGATGTTCTTAAGTTTGTTGAGGAGAAAAAGCATGAGGTTAGTAATGATTCGCTTGTTTGCGATGCTCCTATGAGCAATGATGATAATAATGATGACGAtgataagaagaagaaaggaggaGATGATGATGAGGGAAATGGGGAGAGAAAGTCTTTCTCAGATAATGAAAGTGATAACAGGTCTGGTAATTTAAACAAGGAAAGGAGGATTGAAATTATGAATAAGAGCAATGTCAAGAATGAAGTCAAGAAGAGTACTACAGATTCCCAAGGTGTGGTGAATCGTCTTCGATCAAGTTCAGCTAAGGAGACTGAAATGATGGCAATCAACATTATCAACCCTATTACGCCTGAGGAGTTTGATGAGATGAGTTTTTCTTCGGAGAGTGATAATGGTGACAACAGTGATGACAACAGTAGAAACAACAGCAATGAACATGAAAGTTGTGAGGAAGATGTCTGTAAAGAAAGTGGAGAGAGTCAAATTGTCGCAAAAAGCAATGAACATGAAATTGTTGAGGTGACAACCACAAAAAGCACAGATAAGGTTGTGCCATTGAATGCAAAAAATGTTAGCCAGATTCTGGCCAATTCTTTATTAGATGTGGGAGAAGGTCAGCTGGAAAATTTTACTGCAACCCATGGGATAGAACCGGTGAAAGAAACTTCTGTGTACAAGTTTAGGTTTACAGACGAAGATTTAGAGCCAGTGGAGAAATCTGAGTTTGAGAAAGAAATTGAGAAGTTGTTTGCAGAAATGGACATGCACCTTACTTCTGAACAGATTGGTTCCGCTCCCTTG GAGGATGTTGATACTGGTGCTCTCATCACGGCACAAACTGATTGTGCCACTCTTTGTAGTCGAGGCATTCATCATCTTGTTTTTAAAGAAGAAGTTGGAACTGTGTGCAAATATTGTTCACACGTGGAGCGCGAGATCAGATACATTCTCCCCTCTCTT AGCAAGCCTTCTTCACGAAGGCGTGAGAAGAATTCTTTTGCTGAAGCAGAATGCCCTTTTCTCCCGGATCACTTTCAAATCACTGGTGCTGAAAATCATGTTtctaaaaattacaaaactacgGGAACTGTTTGGGATTTGATACCAGGGACTAAGAGCACCATGTATGAGCACCAGCGTGAAGGTTTTGAATTTATCTGGAAGAACATAGCTGGTGGAATCATGATCGAGGACTTAGAGAAGCCGCTCTCTAGTTCTGGATCAGGATGCATAATATCACATGCCCCTGGTACAGGAAAAACACGCCTTACTCTTGTATTTCTTCAATCATTCATGAGGATGTACCCAGAATCTAAGCCCGTAATTATAGCTCCCAAGAGCCTGCTTCTTACTTGGGAAGAGGAGTTCAAGAAGTGGAATGTGGACATACCATTTCACAACCTGAACAACCTGGAGCTCTCGGGCCAGGAAAATGCAGCAGCTGTAGGCTTGTCGAAGAAAGGAAGGAGCAGCAAGAACAATGAAACCGTTACTCGCTTAGTGAAGCTGTTTTCTTGGAAATTGGACAAAAGCATTTTAGGAATAACCTATGGCTTGTTCGAAAAACTTGTAGGATCAGAGACAAGAAAAGTTGGAGACTGCAGCAATCCAGTAGTACAGCAGATGGGGAAATCTCTTCTCAAGCTTCCTAGTCTTTTAGTCCTCGATGAAGGACACACACCTCGCAATAATGGAAGCTATATTTATCGTTCTTTGTTTGAGGTTGAGACAGAGAGGCGCATCATTCTGTCAGGAACTCCCTTTCAGAATAACTTTAAGGAGCTTCATAATACCTTGCGCCTGGTGAATCCCAAATTTTCCAAGACCTCAAAAACTGAATGGGCTTCTTTGACAAAAAAACTCAAGAAGCTGAAAGAAATCATCAGTCCTTTTGTGCATATACATAAAGGAAGAATACTTCAAGAAAACTGTCCTGGTTTAAATGATGCCATGATTCTTCTTCGCCCCACGAATTTGCAGCAAACACTACTAGACTTGTTAATTGATTTGGTGAAGCCCAGGGAACAGGAACAGAGAACTAACTACCTCCAGTTTTCACATGTACTGTCCATAGTATCCGTCCACCCCTCGCTCTTACCTGACAGTTGGTTTCAGGAAGATCAATTTTCCGCTTATAGAGATAGGCTTGAAAGGCTAAAAAATGATCCTTATTCTGGTGCAAAGACGAAATTTGTGATAGAACTATGTAGGCTGAGTGAGGCATTAGATGAAAAGGTACTGATTTTTAGTCAATTTATCGACCCATTAGTCTTCATAAGAGAACAGCTCCAGACTCAATTCAAGTGGCTTGAAGGAAGAGAGGTGTTATATATGCATGGAAGTCTCGAACCAAAGCAGCGCCAATCCTTAATCACTGCTCTGAATGATCCCAAAAGCAAAGTGAGGGTACTTTTGGCATCAATAAAGGCTTGCTCTGAAGGCATTCATCTTGTGGGGGCTTCAAGAGTTGTTTTCTTGGATGTGGTCTGGAATCCCTCTGTCGAAAGGCAAGCAATAAGTCGAGCATACCGAATAGGCCAGAAGAAGATTGTTTACACTTATCATCTTATTGCAGGGAAGATGGAGGTTGACAAATACAAACGTCAAATTCAGAAGGACCGGTTCTCAGACATGGTTTTCTCTTGCAAAGACGGCGTTGGCAGCTGCAAGGAAAATATACCGAGTAAGGTCTTTGAAGACAAGATTCTGGAAGAGATGTTTCAGCGCAATGACAAGCTCGGTGGCATGTTTGAAAAAATTCTGTACCAACCAAGAGAATCGGACTTGGTAGATTCTTTTGATTTGGTAGAAAAATAA
- the LOC108206203 gene encoding large ribosomal subunit protein eL43, whose protein sequence is MTKRTKKAGIVGKYGTRYGASLRKQIKKMEVSQHSRYFCEFCGKYAVKRKAVGIWGCKDCGKVKAGGAYTLNTAAAVTVRSTIRRLREQTES, encoded by the exons ATG ACCAAGAGGACAAAGAAGGCTGGTATTGTTGGCAAGTATG GTACACGTTATGGTGCCAGTCTGCGAAAGCAGATCAAAAAGATGGAAGTATCTCAACATAGCAGATACTTCTGTGAATTTTGTGGAAAG TATGCAGTGAAGAGAAAGGCAGTTGGAATATGGGGTTGCAAGGACTGTGGCAAAGTCAAAGCGGGTGGTGCATACACTCTAAA CACTGCTGCTGCTGTTACAGTTCGGAGCACAATTAGAAGGCTGAGGGAGCAAACTGAGAGTTGA
- the LOC108207845 gene encoding uncharacterized protein LOC108207845, whose protein sequence is MHQKKSGIHICKEPLTIKIPQEIVYTNEHNFKNPSSKIKKPLFTTPHQRPSFLMSQTPSNLSHSQNPHLPNTIISPKSTSLLSSCCSFSFLEPLLATKTKALRISFLLFLPSLYFFSSNQIISIIVFSVVLVITLNLSAPKFPSIRLFLARSLPIKFSTLPSRTPPKVNSPVIWSIGSKPKLEKRPNTGSWVQVHKNGDVYEGEFYRGKCSGSGVYYYYMSGRYEGDWIDEKYDGHGVETWAKGSRYRGQYRQGLRHGFGVYRFYTGDVYAGEWCNGQSHGCGAHTCEDGSRYVGEFKWGVKHGLGSYHFRNGDVYAGEYFADKMHGFGVYSFAHGHRYEGAWHEGRRQGLGLYTFRNGETQSGHWENGVLNVSSTPGSPPGSPFAVSASRVLNAVKEARLAAERAATASKVEDKVNKAVAAANRAATAARVAAVRAVQNQIHQQNSDENIPLRIIQEDGDSRRQKYAV, encoded by the exons ATGCATCAGAAGAAATCTGGGATTCATATCTGCAAGGAGCCTCTCACGATTAAAATCCCCCAAGAAATTGTCTACACAAATGAACACAATTTCAAGAACCCTAGTTCAAAAATCAAGAAACCTCTTTTCACAACACCCCATCAAAGACCTAGCTTTTTAATGTCTCAAACACCATCAAATCTCTCTCATTCTCAAAATCCCCACTTGCCCAACACAATAATCTCTCCAAAATCAACATCTCTCTTGTCTTCTTGTTGCTCGTTCTCATTTCTTGAGCCCCTTTTAGCTACAAAGACTAAAGCCTTAAGAAtttcttttcttctcttcttGCCTTCTCTTTACTTCTTCTcatcaaatcagattatttctATAATTGTTTTCTCAGTTGTTCTTGTGATCACACTCAATCTGTCTGCCCCAAAGTTCCCTTCGATTAGGTTGTTTCTTGCTAGGTCTTTGCCGATAAAGTTTTCAACTTTACCATCAAGAACTCCTCCAAAGGTTAATTCTCCGGTTATATGGTCAATTGGGTCGAAACCCAAGTTGGAGAAGAGGCCAAATACAGGGTCTTGGGTGCAAGTTCATAAGAATGGGGATGTTTATGAGGGTGAATTTTATCGAGGCAAGTGTTCAGGTAGCGGGGTTTATTACTATTATATGAGTGGGAGGTATGAGGGGGATTGGATTGATGAGAAGTATGATGGGCATGGTGTCGAGACTTGGGCGAAAGGGAGCCGGTATAGGGGGCAATATAGGCAGGGGTTGAGGCATGGATTTGGGGTGTATAGGTTTTACACTGGGGATGTTTATGCTGGAGAGTGGTGTAATGGGCAAAGCCATGGGTGTGGAGCTCATACTTGTGAAGATGGGAGTCGGTATGTTGGAGAATTTAAATGGGGCGTTAAGCATGGACTAGGCAGTTACCATTTCAG AAATGGGGATGTATACGCTGGAGAATATTTCGCAGACAAAATGCATGGTTTTGGTGTTTACAGTTTTGCACATGGACATCGATATGAGGGGGCTTGGCACGAGGGAAGAAGGCAAGGGCTTGGTTTGTACACTTTCAGAAATGGGGAGACACAATCAGGTCACTGGGAGAATGGAGTTCTCAATGTTTCTAGCACTCCAGGTTCTCCTCCTGGATCTCCTTTCGCTGTTAGTGCTTCCAGAGTTCTTAATGCAGTTAAG GAAGCAAGACTTGCTGCTGAGAGAGCAGCTACTGCCTCAAAGGTTGAGGATAAAGTAAACAAAGCTGTTGCAGCAGCCAACAGAGCAGCCACTGCAGCAAGAGTAGCAGCTGTAAGGGCCGTTCAAAACCAAATACACCAACAGAACAGTGACGAAAATATTCCACTGAGAATCATACAAGAAGATGGTGATAGTAGAAGACAGAAATATGCTGTCTAA